Proteins encoded within one genomic window of Variovorax sp. OAS795:
- the eutC gene encoding ethanolamine ammonia-lyase subunit EutC, with amino-acid sequence MSNGNNDSVTPNPWAQWRVATPARLALGRAGAGMPTDETLRFGWAHAMARDAIHAALDVDALEAPLQAQHWQVMRARSRAEDRTTYLRRPDLGRQLDPADAERLRAAASPGCDVCLVIGDGLSSLAVARHAAPLLAALRSQLPAETRFGPVVIATQARVALADEVGELFGATLSVMLIGERPGLSSPDSLGIYLTHSPRRGRHDAERNCISNVRPEGLPCEAAAFKLAWLMREALQRGLTGVGLKDESDLAVLETGRSAPSLPG; translated from the coding sequence ATGAGCAACGGCAACAACGACTCCGTCACGCCGAACCCCTGGGCGCAATGGCGTGTGGCCACGCCCGCGCGCCTGGCGCTCGGCCGCGCCGGTGCGGGCATGCCGACCGACGAGACGCTGCGCTTCGGCTGGGCCCACGCCATGGCGCGCGACGCCATCCATGCGGCGCTCGACGTCGACGCGCTCGAAGCCCCGCTGCAGGCACAGCACTGGCAGGTGATGCGGGCGCGCAGCCGCGCCGAGGACCGCACCACCTACCTGCGCCGCCCCGACCTCGGGCGCCAGCTCGATCCCGCCGACGCGGAGCGCCTGCGCGCGGCGGCGAGCCCCGGTTGCGACGTCTGCCTCGTGATCGGCGACGGCCTGTCCTCGCTCGCCGTCGCGCGCCATGCCGCGCCCCTGCTGGCGGCGCTGCGCTCGCAGTTGCCGGCCGAGACGCGCTTCGGTCCCGTCGTCATTGCCACGCAGGCACGCGTGGCGCTGGCCGACGAGGTCGGCGAACTGTTCGGCGCCACGCTTTCGGTCATGCTGATCGGCGAACGTCCGGGCCTCAGCTCGCCCGACAGCCTGGGCATCTACCTCACCCATTCGCCCCGGCGTGGCCGGCACGATGCCGAGCGCAACTGCATCTCCAACGTGCGCCCCGAAGGCCTGCCCTGCGAAGCCGCCGCGTTCAAGCTGGCGTGGCTGATGCGGGAGGCGCTGCAACGGGGACTGACCGGCGTCGGGCTCAAGGACGAGAGCGATCTCGCGGTGCTCGAGACGGGCCGGTCGGCGCCTTCCCTGCCAGGGTAG
- a CDS encoding helix-turn-helix domain-containing protein — protein MRLRAHRVHRGWTIAEAAERLLCSPTTLRSLESGGPGTSIGLLAHALWLFGEIDSLDALAPAPAGLAAGRRVRRSAARPAAGVIAEDEREF, from the coding sequence TTGCGCCTTCGTGCGCACCGCGTTCACCGCGGCTGGACGATCGCCGAGGCTGCCGAACGCCTGCTGTGCTCGCCGACCACCTTGCGATCGCTCGAATCGGGCGGGCCCGGCACCAGCATCGGCTTGCTGGCCCACGCACTGTGGCTCTTCGGCGAGATCGATTCGCTCGACGCCTTGGCGCCCGCACCCGCGGGCCTTGCGGCCGGACGCCGCGTCCGCAGGTCCGCTGCCCGGCCTGCCGCCGGAGTCATCGCGGAGGACGAACGTGAGTTCTGA